From Anopheles funestus chromosome 3RL, idAnoFuneDA-416_04, whole genome shotgun sequence, a single genomic window includes:
- the LOC125767741 gene encoding STING ER exit protein, with protein sequence MPKVVSRSIVCSDSKDKEEYNETGPLNIYYCLCGQMSLILDCTLEKLPLRQLDGARVIDSARHANKVNADPSETVFIQREAGIEKQHRLKCKKCGLPLYYRHSNDPQVTFVIRRALVKCKSEAKISEIIKTPSTSLNPTLEPKKVMVTKHTKNMGKFSSVTVSTIDEEEDEIEAREVADSYANNARIIEKQLERKGGKTNEDVLKEKIEPPPPKKTRGTLLDT encoded by the exons ATGCCGAAAGTAGTATCACGTAGTATTGTTTGTTCCGACTCAAAAGACAAGGAAGAGTACAATGAAACGGGCCCGCTTAATATATACTACTGTTTGTGCGGACAAATGAGTTTAATTTTAG ATTGTACACTCGAAAAATTACCTCTCAGACAATTGGATGGTGCACGCGTAATCGACAGTGCGCGCCACGCAAACAAAGTGAACGCAGATCCGAGCGAAACCGTCTTCATCCAGCGGGAAGCGGGTATCGAGAAGCAGCATCGGCTGAAGTGCAAAAAGTGCGGTTTACCATTGTATTACCGGCACAGTAACGATCCGCAGGTGACGTTCGTCATACGCCGAGCACTGGTCAAATGTAAGAGTGAAGCTAAAATTTCAGAAATCATCAAAACGCCAAGCACCAGTCTCAATCCGACACTGGAACCGAAGAAGGTGATGGTCACCAAGCACACGAAGAACATGGGCAAGTTTAGCTCGGTGACCGTTTCCACTATCGATGAGGAAGAAGATGAAATCGAGGCTCGGGAAGTGGCGGACAGCTATGCGAATAATGCCCGTATAATCGAAAAACAACTGGAGCGAAAGGGCGGTAAAACGAACGAAGATGTGTTGAAGGAGAAAAtagaaccaccaccaccgaaaaaGACGCGCGGAACATTGCTCGATACATAG